The segment CATTTATTAGATATTCGCCATATAAAATGACTCCTACTGTAGTTAACAATAACAATGCCAACAAAATAGCCACTCCAAAAGCTACAGCATATTGTCTAATGAAAGTTCGGTTTATAGTAACGTGCACGGAATATTCAAAAGCACTGAAAATAGCATTTACTCCATTAGCTGATAAAAATATCGCTAAAATAATAGAAAAGGAAAGCAGTCCTCCTCTTGGGTTTACAGCGATATCGGCAATTACTGGGTAAAACAAATCAGCGGTTTGCGGTGGTAATAACTCTTCAATAAATATTAAGAATTGCGTTAAAAAGCCATCTATAAAATCAAAGTATGGAATCAAGTTTAAGATAAATAATAAGAAAGGAAATATAGCTATAAAGAAACTATACGCAATGGAACTTGCTCGAGATGAAAAGGTTCCTTTTATAATTCCAGTACCATATATTTCTAGTAAATGATATAAAGAAAGACCATTGGTTCCTGGTATTTTAACCTTTTTGCACCATTTTGCCAAGGTACGTATAACTGGCAGCTTCTCTATATTAAACACTTCATCTTCAGACATTAAACTGCTTTTAAGCTTAAATCCATATTATAAACTGAATGTGTTAACGCGCCACTACTTATATAGTCTACCCCACATTCGGCGTATTTTCGAGCTGTTTCTAATGTTATACCGCCACTGGATTCAGTTAGGCAGGAATCGCCAATCATTTGAACCGCCTTTTTTGTATCACTATAATTAAAATTATCAATTAAAATTCGGTAAACACCCTTGTTTTCCAGTATCTCTTTAATTTCATCTAAGTTTCTTGCTTCTACAATTATCTTTAAATTTAAGTTATGATCTTTTAAATAGTTTTGTGTTTTTTCAATTGCTTTTGTTATTCCTCCACAAAAATCAATGTGGTTATCCTTTAGCATTATCATATCGTACAGGGCAAAACGGTGGTTTTCACCACCTCCTATTTTTACCGCCCATTTTTCTAGAGCGCGAATTCCTGGAGTGGTCTTACGAGTATCCAAGATTTGAGTGTTGGTTCCTTCTAAAAGCTCTACGTATTTATTTGTTTTAGTAGCTATTGCACTCATTCGTTGCATAGCGTTTAAAACCAATCGTTCAGACTTTAAAATAGATTGTGATAATCCTGATACGTAAAAACAAACATCTCCTTTTTTTACACGGCTCCCATCTTCTATTTTAATATCTATTTTCAAGCCGGTATCTACAAATTCAAAAACCTGCCGAGCAAAGTCTATTCCAGCTATAATACCATCATCCTTAACCAATAATTTGGCTTTTCCAGTTGCATCTTCAGGAATACAAGCTAGCGAACTGAAGTCGCCATCACCTACATCTTCCCGTATGGCATTGGTTATAATTAAGTTTATTTCTTTCTTGAATTGTTTTTCTGAAATCATTACAGTCAATTTTTAGCTAAAATACTAAAAACAGCCCTTATTTTCAGTATTAGTTGCACTTTGGAACACATTTTGATTTTTTCAGAAATAGAAACCATTTAAAAAATTTATTATGAAAACAGATTTATACACCAAAACCATCTTAACCATTATTGCAATTTGTCTCACTATCAATGTAGTTAAAGAATTTGAAATTATTCCAAAGGCATATGCTTCAAAAGATTCTATTGAAACATCTTCAGATTATAAATTAGTTCCTATTAGTGAAAACAACACCCTTGATGTTCGTATCGTTGATATTGACACTTACGATGAGCTTGACGTAAACCTAAAAAGCATAGATACCTATGACGAACTAAAAGTAAACATTAACAGCGTCGATAGCGATGAGGAGCTTAACGTGAATATTAACGAAATAGGAGGTCAATATGTTACTCACGGCGGACCTATTCCTGTTAAAACTAATTAATTAAACATCCTTTCTAAAAGGTCGAATAATCAATCTTGCTGCACGATCGTAACTAATATAACTGTATGTCCAATTAAAAAAAGTAACTACACGATTACGAAAACCCACCAAAAACCAAAGGTGGATAAACATCCATATAAACCATGCGATAAAACCACCTAAATGCATTTTTTTAATATCGACCACGGCTTTGTTTCGACCTACAGTTGCCATGGTACCTTTATCAAAGTATTTAAAAGGTTCTAATGGTTTATTGCGAAGTAGTTTTTTAAAGTTGTCACCTAGGTGTTTCCCTTGTTGAATAGCGGGTTGGGCAACTTGAGGATGTCCTTTAGGGTACGCTTCCGTTTCCATTAAGGCGATATCACCTAATGCAAAAATAGCATCGGTATCTTCAACTTTATTAAATTCGTTTACGTAATATCGGTTAATCTTTTTCATTAATGATGTTCCATCAATTCCTTTAATAGGATTTCCAGTAACTCCTGCAGCCCAAATAAACGCTTCGGTTTCAAAGCTTTTTTCACCTTTTGTGGTTACTATTTTTCCATCATAATCTTCAATCATCGTATTAAGATGAACGTGTACACCTAAGCGTTCTAAAGCTTTTTGCGCCAATCTAGAGGCCTCCTCACTCATTGGTGGTAACACTCGATCCATACCTTCCAATAAATGAACTTGCATTTCAGCTTCGTTCATTTCGGTATAATCATCTTCTAAAATTCCGTTTTTAAATTCTGCCAATGCCCCTGCAAGCTCTACTCCAGTTGGCCCAGCTCCTGCTATAACAAAATTTAAAAGCCGTTTTCGTTCTTCAGGATCTTCAGTCATATCAGCTTTTTCAATATTCTGAAGCATTAAACTCCGAATATTTAATGCCTGCGGGACTGTTTTCATCGGCATGCTGTTTTTCTCAATATTTTGATTCCCGAAGTAATTAGTTTTAGTTCCTGTAGCAATCACCAAATAATCATAGCTTAACTTTCCTATTGAAGTTTCAATTTCCTTTTCTTCTTTATTAATGTACTCTACTTCAGCTAAGCGAAAATGAAAATTTTTATTTTTTCTGAAGATTTTCCGAAGTGGATACGCTATCGAGTCTGGTTCCAATCCGGAGGTAGAAACTTGATACAATAATGGCTGAAAGGTGTGATAGTTATTTTTATCGAAAAGTACAATTTGTACGTTTTCATTTTTAATCTTTTTTATAAATGAAATTCCCGCAAATCCTCCGCCTATAACGACTACACGAGGTTTTTGGGTTTGTGGTATATTCATAGCTTTTTGTTGTACTATAAAGTTACTATTTGTTTAGTAGCCTTGCATAAAAAATAGTAATTTTTGTGATTATTGTAACAATCTTGTTTCTTACACTACTAATGAAACAGCTAACAGTATTGCATTGACGAAAGAACTCGAACATAGTTTTGTAACCCAACTGGAGGAAAACCAGAACATCGTGCATAAAATATGCAGATTATATACCAATGATCAAGATGCTCACAATGATTTGTTCCAGGAGATTACCATACAGTTATGGAAGGCATTTCCTAAATTTCGAGGAGATTCAAAGTTTAGTACATGGATGTATCGGGTTGCATTAAATACTGCTATTACTTTATATCGAAAAAAGAAACGCAGAATTGATACTGCAAGTTTTGAAAGCATCAGTTTTAAAATAAAAGCTGAACCCTATGATGATACCATTGAAGAGCAATTAAAATTAATGTACAGTGCGGTAAAAACTCTTAATGATATTGACAAGGCATTGGTGTTTTTGTATTTAGAAGATAAAAATTACAAGGAAATTTCTGAAACATTAGGTATTACCGAAGTGAACGCAAGGGTAAAAATGAACCGAATTAAAGGGAAGTTACGTAACATATTAAATCCATAGGAGGTTATACACATGGACGAACTAGAATTATTAAAAAAAGATTGGCAAAAAAGGGAGCAAGAGCTACCTAAGTTGTCATATAGTGATATTTACAAAATGTTGCTTAAAAAATCTTCTTCCATAGTGAAGTGGATTTTCTACATAAGTATTGTTGAAATTGTTCTTTGGACAGTTTTAGCATTGGTCACTCCTAATGTAAGTGAAAACTTTAAAATAAGTAACCAAATAAATGATGCCATGGGGCTTCATAATATATTAATTGCAATTAATATAATCAATTATTTAGTGTTTGGCCTTTTTATATATTTGTTCTATAAAAATCACCGAAATATTAAAATTACTGATTCAGTTAAAGAACTGATGAAGAATATTTTAAAAACTAGGAAAACGGTTAAGTACTTTGTTATATATAATGTGGGAGCAAACGCCTTGATTATGCTGGCAATCAATATTTATTATTATCTAAATAAGGATCATTTGTTCGCATTAATGAGTGAAAAATATGAAGGCTTTTCTAATATTTCTCAAGAAAGCTTTGCTTCTGTTTTCTTTTTGGCACAATTTGTTATCGGACTCCTCTTTATAGGGTTAATCATATTATTTTACCGAGTGGTCTATGGGATTTTACTAAGACGATTAAATAGAAACTATAAGGAGCTAAAAAAAATAGAAATGTAAAAATTATTGGCTATTGAAAACCAATGTGCCAAAAGCTTAACAATCTGCAAACCCCGTCCTTTCTAAGAAGAGGGTGATAAAAACTGAGAATTAAATTACTGTTTACTAGCTTTACGGCTTCCTTCGTACATTTCGTAACGAACTAAACGGCTTTCGAGTTTTCCATTATAAAGTTTTATCTTTTTTGAAGTTTTTAACCCTACATTTTTAAGCGCCTCCATGTTACTGGTAATCATCCAAGCCTGTGTGCCGGGGTAGCTTTGTTTTAAAGTATCACCAATTTGTTTGTAAAAAACATCAATGTCTGCTACTGATAAACGCTCATCATAGGGTGGGTTAAAAATCAAGTACATAGGTTTGTCAACCGGTTTTTCACTTTCAAAAAAGTCTTGTTGTTGTATTTCTATAAAATCTTGAAGGTTGGCATTGTTAATATTTTCTTTCGCTTTATTCAAAGTATAACCATCCTTATCTGAACCATAAATTTTAAAATGGAAGTCTTTTATTTTTTTAAGAGCTGCGTTTTCAATAACTTCAAATAAATTCACATCAAAATCAGGCCACGTTTCAAAACCAAATTCGTCCCTATTTAAGTTTGGAGGAATGTTACAAGCAATCATAGCGGCTTCGGCTAAGATAGTTCCGCTACCGCACATAGGATCCATAAGATTGCATTGTCCTTCCCAACCAGATAACATAATAATTCCTGCCGCTAACACTTCATTTATCGGAGCAAGACCAGTTTCTGTTTTATAACCACGCTTATGTAGTGATTGGCCACTACTATCCAATGAAACGGTACAAATATTACGGTCTATATGCACATTTATACGCAACGTAGGATGGTCTAAATCTACATCGGGTCTTACTCCCTCTTTATCCCTAAAACGATCTACAATAGCATCTTTGGTCTTCAAAGCTACATATTGTGAATGTGTAAATTGTTTAGAAAACACAGTAGCATCTACCGCAAGACTACCATTTGCTTCCATATAATCTTCCCATTCAATTTTATAAATACTTTTATATAAATCTTCTTCGGTAAACACATTAAAAGCAGTAATAGGTTTTAAAATTTTAATAGCTGTTCGGCAGCATAAATTTGCTTTATACATAAAACCGGTATCTCCTTCAAAAGCAACGTTTCGGGTTCCTTTTTCAATACCAGAAGCTCCTAATTGTCGAAGTTCTTTAGCTAATAAATCTTCTAATCCAAATAAGGTCTTGGCAACCATTTTAAAATTACTTTCCATAATGTATGTTACAATTTGATACAAAATTACAGTATTTTTGCAGGGCAAAACCCACTTCATGCAAAAAGAAACAGATACCTGGTACACTTCCTGGTTTGATACACCGTTTTATCACATATTATATAAGGATCGAGATTATGAAGAAGCTGGTTTTTTTATGAAAAAACTTACCTCTTTTTTAAATCTTTCTGAAAAATCAAAAATATTAGACCTTGCTTGTGGAAAAGGTCGTCATGCTAAATACCTTAACAAAATAGGATATGATGTTACTGGAGTAGATTTATCTGCTTCGAGTATCGAATATGCTAAACAGTATGAAACTAAAAATCTTCATTTTGAAGTACACGATATGTGCCTTCCCTATCCTGACAAGTTTGATGCGGTTTTCAATTTATTCACTAGCTTCGGTTATTTTGAAAAAGAAAATGATAACCTTCGAACCATAAAATCTATTAAAGAAGAGCTTAAGCCCAATGGTTATGGAGTTATTGATTTTTTAAATACAGATTATGTTTTAAATAACTTAGTCCCTTCTGAAGTTAAAACTGTTGATGGAATTGATTTCTACATCCATCGGTATCTCGACGACGGCTATATCTTTAAAGACATTCGATTTACATATGAAAATGAAAGATACTTCTATACGGAACGAGTAAGAGCGCTAACATTAGAAGATTTTAAAAATTATTTTTTTGAAGCAGGGGTGAAATTAGTGAATTGTTTTGGCGACTACCATTTAAATAAATTTGATAAAAATAAATCTGAACGATTAATACTTATTTTTAATTGATGAATTATCTACTACTTTTTCTAGCTGTAGCATTAGGGTATGGAGTTGCTCTATTTTTAAAAACAAAAAAAATAAAGCAGATATCTTTATATCTTGCTTTTAGTGGAGCTTTTTTATTAGCTATAACTGTTTTTGAACTCTTACCCGAAGTATTTGAAACCCCTTCAAAATCCATTGGCATCTTTATAATGGTAGGGATTTTACTTCAAATCTTCTTAGAATTTTTCTCTAAAGGAGCAGAACATGGTCACGTTCACCTGCATGCCGACACAAAAGATTTCCCTTGGCTATTATTTATTAGTCTTTCAATACATGCATTGTTGGAAGGTTTTCCTATTTCCGAAGAAAATAATCTATTAATTGGAGTTATCGTTCACAAGATACCTGTTGCAATAATTTTGTCATTCTTTTTTATAAAAGCTGGATACTCTAGAATTATTACGGTTTTGTTTTTGTTCCTTTTTGCTTTAATGACTCCTATTGGTAGTTTTATTTCTGAAAATAGCGTCTATATTGATACATATCATACCGAAATAACTGCTGTGGTCATTGGAGTATTTTTGCACGTTTCAACTACTATTCTTTTTGAAAGTTCAAGTAACCATAAGTTTGATTTATCTAAAATGATTGCTGTTGTAGTTGCTATTCTATTGGCATACTTTCTTTAAATTACTTCTAAGAAAATGAATAAAT is part of the Marixanthomonas ophiurae genome and harbors:
- a CDS encoding RNA polymerase sigma factor, producing MTKELEHSFVTQLEENQNIVHKICRLYTNDQDAHNDLFQEITIQLWKAFPKFRGDSKFSTWMYRVALNTAITLYRKKKRRIDTASFESISFKIKAEPYDDTIEEQLKLMYSAVKTLNDIDKALVFLYLEDKNYKEISETLGITEVNARVKMNRIKGKLRNILNP
- a CDS encoding ZIP family metal transporter; amino-acid sequence: MNYLLLFLAVALGYGVALFLKTKKIKQISLYLAFSGAFLLAITVFELLPEVFETPSKSIGIFIMVGILLQIFLEFFSKGAEHGHVHLHADTKDFPWLLFISLSIHALLEGFPISEENNLLIGVIVHKIPVAIILSFFFIKAGYSRIITVLFLFLFALMTPIGSFISENSVYIDTYHTEITAVVIGVFLHVSTTILFESSSNHKFDLSKMIAVVVAILLAYFL
- the nadC gene encoding carboxylating nicotinate-nucleotide diphosphorylase — encoded protein: MISEKQFKKEINLIITNAIREDVGDGDFSSLACIPEDATGKAKLLVKDDGIIAGIDFARQVFEFVDTGLKIDIKIEDGSRVKKGDVCFYVSGLSQSILKSERLVLNAMQRMSAIATKTNKYVELLEGTNTQILDTRKTTPGIRALEKWAVKIGGGENHRFALYDMIMLKDNHIDFCGGITKAIEKTQNYLKDHNLNLKIIVEARNLDEIKEILENKGVYRILIDNFNYSDTKKAVQMIGDSCLTESSGGITLETARKYAECGVDYISSGALTHSVYNMDLSLKAV
- a CDS encoding NAD(P)/FAD-dependent oxidoreductase encodes the protein MNIPQTQKPRVVVIGGGFAGISFIKKIKNENVQIVLFDKNNYHTFQPLLYQVSTSGLEPDSIAYPLRKIFRKNKNFHFRLAEVEYINKEEKEIETSIGKLSYDYLVIATGTKTNYFGNQNIEKNSMPMKTVPQALNIRSLMLQNIEKADMTEDPEERKRLLNFVIAGAGPTGVELAGALAEFKNGILEDDYTEMNEAEMQVHLLEGMDRVLPPMSEEASRLAQKALERLGVHVHLNTMIEDYDGKIVTTKGEKSFETEAFIWAAGVTGNPIKGIDGTSLMKKINRYYVNEFNKVEDTDAIFALGDIALMETEAYPKGHPQVAQPAIQQGKHLGDNFKKLLRNKPLEPFKYFDKGTMATVGRNKAVVDIKKMHLGGFIAWFIWMFIHLWFLVGFRNRVVTFFNWTYSYISYDRAARLIIRPFRKDV
- a CDS encoding THUMP domain-containing class I SAM-dependent RNA methyltransferase, with product MESNFKMVAKTLFGLEDLLAKELRQLGASGIEKGTRNVAFEGDTGFMYKANLCCRTAIKILKPITAFNVFTEEDLYKSIYKIEWEDYMEANGSLAVDATVFSKQFTHSQYVALKTKDAIVDRFRDKEGVRPDVDLDHPTLRINVHIDRNICTVSLDSSGQSLHKRGYKTETGLAPINEVLAAGIIMLSGWEGQCNLMDPMCGSGTILAEAAMIACNIPPNLNRDEFGFETWPDFDVNLFEVIENAALKKIKDFHFKIYGSDKDGYTLNKAKENINNANLQDFIEIQQQDFFESEKPVDKPMYLIFNPPYDERLSVADIDVFYKQIGDTLKQSYPGTQAWMITSNMEALKNVGLKTSKKIKLYNGKLESRLVRYEMYEGSRKASKQ
- a CDS encoding class I SAM-dependent methyltransferase — encoded protein: MQKETDTWYTSWFDTPFYHILYKDRDYEEAGFFMKKLTSFLNLSEKSKILDLACGKGRHAKYLNKIGYDVTGVDLSASSIEYAKQYETKNLHFEVHDMCLPYPDKFDAVFNLFTSFGYFEKENDNLRTIKSIKEELKPNGYGVIDFLNTDYVLNNLVPSEVKTVDGIDFYIHRYLDDGYIFKDIRFTYENERYFYTERVRALTLEDFKNYFFEAGVKLVNCFGDYHLNKFDKNKSERLILIFN
- a CDS encoding YihY/virulence factor BrkB family protein; protein product: MSEDEVFNIEKLPVIRTLAKWCKKVKIPGTNGLSLYHLLEIYGTGIIKGTFSSRASSIAYSFFIAIFPFLLFILNLIPYFDFIDGFLTQFLIFIEELLPPQTADLFYPVIADIAVNPRGGLLSFSIILAIFLSANGVNAIFSAFEYSVHVTINRTFIRQYAVAFGVAILLALLLLTTVGVILYGEYLINELVGKVYVENNVYLVTIMQLVVFISMIYTIISILYYFGTKQGKESHFFSFGALLTTILFLVTTYLFGIYINNFSNYNELYGSLGALLIMLFYIWINSNLLLLGFELNVSLQLLKDRNKNNNTNT